A genomic segment from Pelobates fuscus isolate aPelFus1 chromosome 7, aPelFus1.pri, whole genome shotgun sequence encodes:
- the MCM2 gene encoding DNA replication licensing factor MCM2, which translates to MADSSESFTIATSPRAGSRRGDALTSSPGRDLPPFEDESEGILGDEGLPVDEEEDGEELIGDGMERDYRPITELDVYEAEGLDDEDVEELTASQRDAAEQSMRMRDRESGRDLGRMRRGLLYDSDDEEDDRPARKRRMAERAAEGAPDEDEEMIESIENLEDMKGHSVREWVSMVATRLEIYHRFKNFLRTHVDEHGHNVFKEKISDMCKENKESLVVNYEDLAAREHVLAYFLPEAPAEMLKIFDEAAKEVVLVMYPKYDRIAKEIHVRISHLPLVEELRSLRQLHLNQLIRTSGVVTCCTGVLPQLSMVKYNCNKCNFILGPFSQSQNQEVKPGSCPECQSFGPFEINMEETVYQNYQRITIQESPGKVAAGRLPRSKDSILLADLVDSCKPGDEIELTGIYHNNYDGSLNTASGFPVFATVILANHITKKDDKVAVGELTDEDVKAIVALSKDERIGERIFASISPSIYGHEDIKRGLALALFGGEPKNPGGKHKVRGDINVLLCGDPGTAKSQFLKYIEKVSSRAVFTTGQGASAVGLTAYVQRHPVTREWTLEAGALVLADRGVCLIDEFDKMNDQDRTSIHEAMEQQSISISKAGIVTSLQARCTIIAAANPIGGRYDPSLTFSENVDLTEPIVSRFDVLCVVRDTVDPVQDEMLARFVVGSHIKHHPSNKDMVDSDKFVLPNTFGVDPLPQEVLKKYLIYSKEKIHPKLNQMDQDKVARMYSDLRKESMATGSIPITVRHIESMIRMAEAHARMHLRDYVVEDDVNMAIRVMLESFIDTQKFSVMRSMRKTFARYLAFRRDNNELLLFILKQLVAEQVTYQRNRYGAQQDSLEVSEKDLVDKARQINIHNLSAFYDSELFKMNRFTHDAKKKLIIQQF; encoded by the exons ATGGCG GATTCCTCAGAATCATTCACTATTGCCACAAGTCCCAGAGCTGGGTCAAGACGTGGAGATGCCTTGACTTCCAGTCCTGGGAGAGATCTTCCGCCTTTTGAAGATGAATCTGAAGGTATCTTGGGGGATGAGGGTCTCCCAGTAGATGAAGAGGAAGATGGAGAGGAACTGATTGGGGATGGCATGGAAAG GGATTACCGTCCCATCACTGAGCTGGATGTTTATGAGGCAGAAGGTTTGGATGATGAAGACGTGGAAGAACTGACAGCCAGTCAGAGGGACGCAGCTGAGCAATCAATGAGAATGCGTGACCGGGAGTCGGGACGTGATTTAGGACGTATGCGAAGAGGGCTTCTCTATG ACAGCGATGATGAAGAAGATGATCGTCCTGCTCGAAAGCGCAGAATGGCAGAGCGTGCTGCAGAGGGAGCACCAGATGAAGATGAGGAGATGatagaaagcattgaaaaccTTGAGGACATGAAAGGTCATTCAGTGAGAGAATGGGTGTCCATGGTTGCCACCCGGCTGGAAATTTATCATCGCTTCAAGAACTTCCTGAGGACCCATGTGGATGAACATGGGCACAATGTATTCAAAGAGAAGATCAGTGACATGTGCAAAG agAACAAGGAGAGCTTGGTGGTAAATTACGAGGATTTGGCGGCCAGAGAACATGTCCTAGCCTATTTCTTGCCAGAAGCCCCAGCAGAAATGCTTAAGATATTCGATGAGGCAGCAAAAGAAGTTGTGCTCGTCATGTACCCGAAGTACGACCGTATTGCCAAGGAGATACATGTCCGTATATCCCATCTTCCACTAGTGGAGGAGCTAAGATCTCTGAG GCAGCTGCATTTGAACCAGCTAATTCGTACGAGTGGAGTAGTCACCTGCTGTACTGGGGTCCTGCCACAGCTCAGTATGGTGAAGTACAATTGTAACAAGTGCAACTTCATCCTCGGACCATTCTCCCAGTCTCAGAACCAGGAAGTGAAGCCAGGATCCTGTCCTGAATGCCAATCTTTTGGGCCTTTTGAAATAAACATGGAAGAG ACTGTCTACCAGAACTACCAGCGCATAACAATTCAGGAGAGCCCTGGTAAGGTCGCAGCTGGTCGATTGCCTCGTTCCAAAGATTCCATCCTGCTAGCAGATTTAGTAGATAGCTGCAAACCAGGGGATGAGATT GAACTGACTGGTATTTATCATAACAACTACGATGGATCTCTGAACACAGCCAGTGGTTTTCCTGTTTTTGCAACTGTTATTCTTGCTAATCACATCACCAAGAAAGATGACAAAGTAGCTGTTGGAGAGCTCACAGATGAAGATGTAAAGGCTATTGTGGCACTCTCCAAAGATGAACGGATTGGTGAGAGG ATCTTTGCAAGCATTTCCCCATCCATCTATGGGCATGAAGATATCAAGAGAGGGCTGGCCCTTGCTCTATTTGGAGGAGAACCAAAGAACCCAG GTGGAAAACACAAGGTCCGTGGTGACATCAACGTACTCCTTTGCGGTGACCCTGGAACTGCCAAATCCCAGTTTCTTAAGTACATTGAAAAAGTCTCCAGCAGAGCAGTATTCACCACTGGCCAGGGAGCATCTGCTGTGGGTCTGACTGCTTACGTTCAGCGCCACCCAGTGACCAGGGAGTGGACTCTGGAAGCAGGAGCTCTTGTTCTGGCAGACAGAGGAGTGTGCTTGATCGATGAGTTTGACAAG ATGAATGATCAGGACAGAACCAGTATCCATGAAGCTATGGAACAACAGAGTATCTCCATCTCCAAGGCTGGCATTGTCACTTCCCTACAGGCACGATGCACTATAATAGCTGCTGCCAATCCCATTG GTGGTCGTTACGATCCTTCCTTAACCTTTTCTGAGAATGTAGACCTGACTGAGCCCATTGTATCTCGATTTGATGTTCTTTGTGTAGTGAGAGACACCGTGGATCCTGTTCAG GATGAAATGCTTGCACGTTTTGTGGTGGGAAGCCACATCAAGCATCACCCAAGCAACAAGGATATGGTAGATTCAGATAAATTTGTATTGCCCAATACATTTGGGGTAGACCCTTTGCCCCAGGAAGTGCTGAAGAAATATCTAATTTATTCAAAAGAAAAGATTCACCCTAAACTAAACCAGATGGACCAAGATAAAGTGGCACGAATGTATAGTGATCTCCGAAAGGAATCTATG GCCACTGGTAGCATTCCTATCACTGTTCGACACATAGAGTCAATGATCCGTATGGCAGAAGCTCATGCCCGCATGCACTTGCGGGATTATGTTGTTGAGGATGATGTAAACATGGCCATAAGGGTGATGCTTGAGAGCTTCATTGATACACAAAAATTCAGCGTCATGAGGAGCATGAGAAAG ACCTTCGCTCGTTACCTGGCATTCAGGCGAGACAACAATGAACTTCTCCTGTTTATTCTGAAACAATTGGTGGCTGAgcaagtgacttaccagaggaACAGATATGGGGCCCAGCAAGACAGTTTAGAAGTCTCAGAAAAGGACCTAGTAGACAAA GCTCGTCAGATTAACATTCACAATCTCTCAGCATTTTATGACAGCGAGTTGTTCAAAATGAACAGGTTCACGCATGATGCAAAGAAAAAATTAATTATCCAGCAATTCTAA